A stretch of the Elephas maximus indicus isolate mEleMax1 chromosome 3, mEleMax1 primary haplotype, whole genome shotgun sequence genome encodes the following:
- the LOC126073474 gene encoding glutathione S-transferase Mu 1-like, whose translation MAMTLGYWDIRGLGHVIRLLLEYTDSNYEEKRYTIGDAPDYDRSHWLNEKFKLGLDFPNLPYLIDGPHKLTQSNAILRYIARKHNLCGETEEEKIRMDILENQVVDTRMSFVMLCYNPDFEKLKPQYLEELPDKMRLFSEFLGQRPWFAGDKITFVDFLAYDVLDLNRVFEPKCLDAFPNLKDFMAHFEGLKRISAYMKSSRFLPRPICTNQAMWGYK comes from the exons ATGGCCATGACTCTGGGTTACTGGGACATCCGCGGG CTGGGGCATGTCATCCGTCTGCTCCtggaatacacagactcaaacTATGAGGAAAAGAGATACACGATTGGAGACG CTCCGGACTATGACAGGAGTCATTGGCTGAatgagaaattcaagctgggccTGGACTTTCCCAAT CTTCCCTACTTGATTGATGGGCCTCACAAGCTCACCCAGAGCAATGCCATCCTGCGCTACATTGCCCGCAAGCACAACCTGT GTGgggagacagaagaggagaagatCCGCATGGACATCCTGGAGAACCAGGTTGTGGACACTCGTATGAGTTTTGTCATGCTGTGCTACAACCCTGATTTT GAGAAGCTGAAGCCACAGTACTTGGAGGAGCTCCCTGACAAGATGAGGCTTTTCTCAGAGTTCCTGGGGCAGCGGCCGTGGTTTGCAGGGGACAAG ATCACCTTTGTGGATTTCCTTGCTTACGATGTTCTTGACCTGAACCGTGTCTTTGAGCCTAAGTGCCTGGATGCGTTCCCAAACCTGAAGGACTTCATGGCCCACTTTGAG GGCCTGAAGAGGATCTCTGCCTACATGAAGTCCAGCCGCTTCCTCCCAAGACCTATCTGTACAAATCAAGCCATGTGGGGCTATAAGTAG